One Pseudomonas sp. HOU2 genomic window carries:
- the fabG gene encoding 3-oxoacyl-ACP reductase FabG codes for MSLQGKVALVTGASRGIGQAIALELGRQGAIVVGTATSAKGAEAIAATLKEHGIQGTGLELNVTSDESVAAVIASIQEQFGAPAILVNNAGITRDNLMMRMKDDEWYDVIDTNLNSLYRLSKGVLRGMTKARWGRIISIGSVVGAMGNAGQVNYAAAKAGLEGFSRAMAREVGSRSITVNSVTPGFIDTDMTRELPEAQREALQTQIPLGRLGQAQEIASVVAFLASDGAAYVTGATIPVNGGMYM; via the coding sequence ATGAGTCTGCAAGGTAAAGTTGCACTGGTCACCGGTGCAAGCCGCGGTATCGGCCAGGCTATCGCACTGGAACTGGGTCGTCAGGGCGCCATCGTTGTTGGCACCGCGACCTCCGCCAAGGGTGCCGAGGCGATTGCTGCCACGCTCAAGGAGCACGGCATTCAAGGTACCGGTCTGGAACTGAACGTCACCAGCGACGAATCCGTTGCCGCCGTGATCGCAAGCATTCAGGAGCAGTTCGGCGCGCCGGCGATTCTGGTCAATAATGCCGGCATCACCCGCGATAACCTGATGATGCGCATGAAAGACGATGAATGGTACGACGTGATCGATACCAACCTGAACAGTCTTTATCGCCTGTCCAAGGGCGTTTTGCGTGGCATGACCAAGGCGCGCTGGGGCCGAATTATCAGTATTGGCTCGGTGGTGGGTGCCATGGGCAACGCAGGCCAAGTAAACTATGCAGCCGCCAAGGCCGGTCTGGAAGGTTTCAGCCGTGCAATGGCGCGTGAAGTCGGTTCGCGTTCGATTACGGTCAACTCGGTAACCCCAGGGTTCATCGACACCGATATGACCCGCGAACTGCCGGAAGCACAGCGTGAAGCCTTGCAGACGCAGATTCCGCTGGGCCGTCTGGGACAAGCTCAAGAGATCGCTTCGGTGGTCGCTTTTCTTGCATCCGACGGTGCGGCATACGTCACTGGGGCTACAATCCCGGTGAACGGTGGGATGTACATGTAA
- the fabD gene encoding ACP S-malonyltransferase, translating to MSASLAFVFPGQGSQSLGMLAELGAEYPLILETFKEASEALGYDLWALTQQGPEELLNQTDKTQPAILTASIALWRLWLAEGGARPAFVAGHSLGEYSALVAAGSLSLADAVKLVERRGQLMQEAVPAGQGGMAAILGLEDADVLAACAEAAQGEVVSAVNFNSPGQVVIAGAKAAVERAIEGCKARGAKRAMPLPVSVPSHCELMRPAAERFAESIAAIDWQAPQIPVVQNVSAQVPADLDTLKRDLLEQLYKPVRWVESVQTLAAKGATNLVECGPGKVLAGLNKRCAEGVSTSNLNTPDAFAAARAALA from the coding sequence ATGTCTGCTTCCCTCGCATTCGTCTTTCCAGGACAGGGTTCGCAGTCCCTCGGCATGCTCGCCGAGCTGGGCGCGGAATATCCGTTGATCCTCGAAACATTCAAAGAAGCCTCTGAGGCTCTGGGCTATGACCTGTGGGCACTGACCCAGCAGGGCCCGGAAGAGCTGCTCAATCAAACCGACAAAACCCAACCGGCCATTCTGACCGCTTCGATCGCCCTGTGGCGTCTGTGGCTGGCTGAAGGCGGCGCGCGTCCGGCATTTGTTGCCGGTCACAGCCTGGGTGAATACAGCGCGCTGGTTGCTGCCGGCAGCCTGAGCCTGGCGGACGCGGTGAAGCTCGTTGAGCGCCGTGGCCAGCTGATGCAGGAAGCCGTTCCGGCCGGGCAGGGCGGCATGGCTGCCATCCTCGGTCTGGAAGACGCTGATGTGTTGGCAGCCTGCGCTGAAGCGGCGCAAGGCGAAGTGGTCAGTGCGGTGAACTTCAACTCGCCGGGTCAGGTAGTGATTGCCGGTGCCAAGGCTGCGGTCGAGCGTGCCATCGAAGGCTGCAAGGCCCGTGGCGCCAAGCGTGCCATGCCGTTGCCGGTGAGCGTGCCGTCGCACTGCGAGCTGATGCGTCCGGCTGCCGAGCGCTTTGCCGAATCCATCGCCGCCATCGACTGGCAGGCGCCGCAGATCCCGGTGGTACAGAACGTCAGCGCGCAAGTGCCGGCTGATCTGGACACCCTCAAGCGTGATCTGCTCGAACAACTGTACAAGCCCGTTCGTTGGGTTGAATCGGTTCAGACCCTGGCTGCCAAAGGCGCGACCAATCTGGTCGAGTGCGGCCCGGGCAAAGTGCTGGCCGGTCTGAACAAACGTTGCGCCGAAGGCGTTTCGACTTCCAATCTCAATACCCCAGACGCTTTCGCTGCCGCCCGTGCAGCGCTGGCCTGA